The genome window AGTGAACCTCACATTACTATATATCACATCGATTTTTATAAAGATACTAGCACCAGTCATCTTCATAGCAGCTTGTATGGTATTTCTCAGATAACTCATGAAGAATATGAAAGCAAATTCATGGGTTTTCTTAGATAGCTCATGGGATTTGCTATATCATGTTTCAAATGGTGTTGCATTAGTTGATGTTCTATTCTGTCATCACAACAATATAAACATACATCAATGGTTTCTAGTTTGTATATTGTGATGGTTGAGATACACTCACTGCATCAGTGACCAATTATTCCTGAACCACGCAGTTGAATCAAATCAATGTTGCTGGACATGACGACTGTCAGCTGGACAAATAAAATCTGCCTATGAAAATCCAATTTACCTTGCACATTTCTCAAACTCAACAGCATGTCCCCTCTGACATTGTGTAACAGGTGCGAGATCATAAGAGGCGGGATGAAGGAATACTTGACCCCAGTTGGTCCGACACCGCTACACGTGAACCCTATCTTTGAGATCGGTCCTGTCGAGCCACGCTTCTCGGAGTGGCTAGTGTTTGAGGGCATAAGCGTGGATGAATCTGGGAAGCAGCATTTCCTTGATGCGTCAGTTGCTTACAAGCGCGCAGTCCTGAACGCCATTGAGTACATTGCTAGATTTGGGTACTCAAAGGAGCAGGTAGGCAGTAGGGTAACTGATGAGTGATGATTATCCTCCTCTAATTACCATATATGTTTGAATATTGCCTTAGCATTTGGGTGATATATACAGGTGTATCTCTTACTATCATGCTGTCCCTGTGAGGGTAGGATCTCTGGAATAGTTGACTCTCCTAATGCAGTGGCAACTATTGCCATCCCTACAGCAATATTTGATCAGGTTCGCCCTCAACAGACCAACACAATTTCCTTTTGACTGTTGCATTTTATTTGTTGTTGTTCCTTATCAGATTATTAAATAATCATGTTAGATCATGAGTTCATGACCCATTCCTTTGGTCTTATCTTTGATCTAAATATCTGAGGTGAGCTGCTGATACTGTATGTTATATGGGGGAAAAAAGCTAGTGCCTGTGCTGTCAGTTAATTGTGAGTTAGCTCTATGAATCACAGCATGCCAATGCTGATACTAATGGGATTAGCTTATGTAATGGCAGAACAGCATGCATCAGGGCATTTGATATGAGCCAATTTACTTCATGCGGTGTGAGCTGCGCTTGACCAATGGTTCAGTAAAAGTAGATTTATATTAGCTATCCATTTTGTTGAAATTAGATTATGTGAGCAAGCCTGATCGCACTTGGCCAGTGATGTATCAGAGTTATTTCTTATAAAGCAGTCTGTGACACGAGAGACTCAACAATCAGAAATAAAGTTTTCCCCTGAAAGTTACGGTTAATAAGGTCAAACGATATGAGCAGCTTGTAAATGTTAATTCTAGAATTTTACATTAAGCAGACACAATAGCCAGGGCGGATACATTATTTTCAGTAAGTACAGATCGAATCTGCTTACTACTTTGCAACTAAACTTGGTTCATAAGCATTCTTTTACATGGATCTTTTTTTTAAACTTCACTGCATAACGTCTCAATTGCTAGCACAGGATATAAAGCCAAAACACCTGAGAGGAAGACCGGGACCAAAGTTGATAAGGCTTCCAGATCTCCTGAGCTGTTCAAACAATGGGCATATTCCTGTCACCCAAGACCAAAGTGGTACAAGGGCGTCCTAGGGGCGTATATGATCTGGAAGCTGATGCCGTATCCTTCTACTTATACACACAAATAATCGTGTTGGTGTTTCCAACAATGTATGAGGATAGAGACACCTGAGTGGTGCCATATTTTCAGTGCCTGTATTGCTACAAAGTTGTTCATTAATTTCACTCTATAGAAAATTTCTTATTTGGGGTCGAGTATGTAACTAGCAGTGAAGTGAGGATGAGATAATATGAAAGAACCAGGCAGCTGGTAGTGGCTGGAGCGAAGTTGCAGTTGTGACAGATTCACTCTACCTGCACACAAGAAACCAACACACACTGTTGATCCAGTTCTAGCATACTATAGACAGATGCTGGTTGGATTCATGAAATAGCCTCCGGAGCTGAAGGAAGTCCTAAAGAGGGTGAAGAAATGAGTTTGACAAACGATGCTGGTTGTAGCCTTAGGGTGATGTTAGAGGACCATATATGAGCGGTGGATATTTGATGGAATGGGCATTGTGGAGTTGTGGTTCAGTCAATCTGTACCATTGTCAATTGCCCTTCCTTCACTACCAGCCAGATCACCAATGTTTGGAAGCTGAACACACGAACTTCATGACATTTAAAAAGTTAATAAGATGAAGCGACTTTATGACATTTTAAAAGGTTAATAAGTTGAGGCGACTTTGTATAACCCAAATAAAGTGGTgagaaataagaaaagaaaatgaaaatAATTAAAGAGGCTAGAGTACTACTCCCTCCGTTCCATATAACTCGTTTTGAGCTTTTTACACCAAATTTAATTAGTTTGTCTTATTAAAAAATTCACAATTACTCCTTCTGTCCCAAAACATAGTTTTTTTTTTCTAACCCTCTTCTTTTTCGTCCATATTTAAATAAATGATAATGAGTATAGATATACATATAACCTCTTAGGATATTTAATTTGAGTAATTAGATAGTCCGTCATCTTTTCACTCCTCTTTTTTTTGGATTGGATGAGTTGATTAATCACCaactcattcctcatagttagttagttaatAATAACATGAGGAATTAGGTCATCTTACCAAATATATATggtgtttggtttaaggaataAACTAGTCAATTATCTTCTCACTcttcacttttttgtttggttgtgaAATGAAATGAGTTGATTCATCACTAATTCATTCCTCGTAGTTAATTAGTTAGTATTAATATGATGAATGAGTTCATCCTATCAAATATGAAGAATAAACTTATAATACATCACCTCATGTTGGATgaagtgattcctcaaaccaaacaccctattaaTGAATAGACTCATGATACACCACTTTATCTAGGATGAAgtgattccacaaaccaaacaccccctatatTCATAGGTTAGTTAATGAATGTATGTTTAGTCTAAAACAAATTATATTTTGGAGCGGAGGGAGTATTATTTTTTTCTGtaatattgtttagcatataatatattTTAAATATGAATTCGATTTTTTTAATTATTTTTACAATTTTTTTAATTGTTTTGCAAAAAATTCAAATTGGTGTAAAAAACAAACAAATTATAATTTAAAATAGAGAGTATTTTAAAGGATAAATCAATGCTATTAGAGAGAAGGGAAACTATGCAAAAGGAAAAGCAGTACTGCAGTAGAAAAAAAACTCCCTAGAGGTCGACCGAGACCCCTGCGGACCTGCGCTTCGGCCGTTGCGGACCGCAGGAGTGACGATTCCATGGCGGAGGAGATGGCGCAGGCGCAACCGAGACTCACGGCGCCACGTTCGGTCCGCTGTATTGTCAAGCTAGGTGCTCTCTCGCGCCCTCCGCCAACGATTCTTTGGCTCCCTGTCCGCCTGTCGTCCGTGCCTTTGTAGCTCTGTGTACTCTTCTCTGGCATTAATTTAAGAAGCTACTGTGGGGTGGCGCAGGTGGAGCGGCGATTACCAACAAGGGCGAGCTGGAGAGCATCAACGAGGAGAACCTACGGTCGGCATGTGCGCAGCTGCGGCATGCCATGTCCGAATCTGACGGCGATGGCGCCATGGAGAAGGTTCTGGGAATGGACTGGAGTAGGAAGCCCGGAGATCCTGTCGACCCGGCCGTTGACGCGGAGTGGATCGCGGGGATAGCTAGGCTGGGGCTCGACACTAACTTCGTCGTCGTGCACGGGGCCGGTATTATTCGGACTCTGAATTGACTCTTAACAGTCTTACTGAATTGACTatgtctgtctgtctgtctgtctgtcttACTCCTGTTATAAGTTACGAGCCGAacttgttgattttggtgtggagTAGATGGCGCATGATTGTTCACATTTTGATCCTGGAAACTTGGAATTGACAAGTAACATTTGCACAAATGCCTCTCAGTGGAAGAGATTTTGCAATTAACACTGCGCAAATGCTTCTCAGTGGAAGCGCAACCACACACATTGGACTGTCCGTCTCGGTTAGACACTGGTCAACTGTAGTTTCAACTTCGATTTATAGGCTCTAGTGTCTTCCAGTGAGATATTTCTATGAAACTAGAGATATCAATTTATTTATTACTTTTAAACTTTTTAGACTGGTACATTTTATGAAGGTAGAGCCTACAAACAATAGTGGATAAATTTAGTTTTAGTTATTAGGATGCTGAATTTGAGATATTCTGCTTCAGGGTCTTTTGGCCACTTTCAAGCAAGTAGATCTGGAGTtcataaaggagggttacattCGACACTGGTCAAGGCTGGCTTTGTTGCTACAAGAATTTCAGTGAGGCCAATTATGACATTGTATTTGACGAGGATATCATGAATTTTGCCAAAATGTTAGTGCTTCTCTGATGAATATTCTGATGTTTTTTTTGTAATTTAGGTGACATCTCTCAACCAGGAAATTGTTAGAGCCCTAGCAAGAGGTATGCAGGTTTTGAGGTTACTTGTCCTTGTCATCCCATGTCTTTATTTGCACGTGGTATTATGCAACGTATTAGTCATGGCTACTTACTATGCTCTGTATTTTGTTATTTCTCATATTGATGCTGCTTAGGCACTCAGAATTCATGATTATGTTTCCCCCATGTCTGCAGTAGGCTATGACATGTTTCCCCCATGTCTGCAGTAGGCTATGCTATGTTGTCTTGtgtttaatttgaacatataattaaGTTCTTATTTGACTCATGGGCCAATGCAAGGATGTATCATCATTTTGTCATGAACCATTTTTGCCTGTATCTGCAAATCTGAATGCACTTCCAACAAATCAACTGGTGTATTTGCTTGCCCTTAAATAGACCTTGAATTGTTTTTACTAGATTGTCAGTTGGAACCAGTGGTGGGCACAAGACTTATTGAACTGCATATTCTTTTGCAGAAGGAATACCATCTGTTGGGATGTCACCATTTGCTTGTGGGTGGTCTACCCAACAAAGAAAAGTGAGCAAACTTGATAACTATTGCTTTGTTGCATATCATTCTGTATCTTCTTAGAATTACAGTTGTTGTACATCCATACCTAATCCTGTTAATATGCATTTGCAGCTTGCATCAGCAAATGCTTCTCAAATATTTCAGTCACTCCATGCAGGTTTTGTCCCAGTAAGTTGTTGTAGCAAAGGTTTTGAACCGCTATTCCTTCAAAATTTCATATTTATCAAAAATAGGGCCTGGTGCAGTGGTAGTCTCTCCACTTGCTGTTTGGAGATCCTtgaaaaattaagcaagggtaagGATGTAGAAAAGTTCTCTTCCCCATACCCTTTCTTCTGTGGGAGCTTTTGGCACTGGGTACGCACACCTGAAGTTGTTGGCATGAGTGGTATAGTTACTCACCCCATATTTGACAGCATATGGTGCTACTGGAACATGTATCATATTGTTATTTTTTTATGCATGCACTATTTTGGTACTCGTGATAGTGCTTTTCTATATTGCACATTGAACGCTAAAACAAGTCCCATATGAATTATTTAGTATTAATTATTATAAGCAAGCATTAGATAAGTTCCATGCGCTTTCTCTGATTTGCAGCTGGAACCTAAGCATGATCAGAAATTAATATAAACTTTTGCTTATAGCATAAGACCCTTGTTTCTTGCAGGTTTTGCACGGTGATGCAGTTCTTGATGAATTATTGGTGAATTTTCAAATCAAAGCTTGCTGCGTTGTTGTTTAGGTTTTATGGACTATGAAgtcaatttattttattaaaaATAAAATTGATCTTATCTTTAAATGACCAGGACTGTACCATATTGAGTGGGGATGTCATTATACGACATCTTGCACAGCTTCTGAGTCCGAAATATGTAGTATTTCTGGTACTGTTACCTTCCCTCCTTTACAGCTTTAAAAGTTTTATGTTATCGATGGAAGATGGTTTTGTACACTATATGGTTTTCTAAAAATTGTGATGTAGACAGATGTCCATGGAGTGTATGATCGCCCTCCAACTGACTCAAATGCAGTACTTCTGAGAGAAATAGGTTAGTATTCACCTGGTTGATTTTTATCTGCCCATAATATCTAGCCTGTACTTTTTGATGTGTATTAGTCATTATGCGAGGAAACAGGACAACAAAGGTAATGCAATTGTCATCATTCAATTCTTGGGTAAAACATGGAAATATGCTTCTTCAACAAATTCTAGCTGACTTGTGTTAGTTAACAGAGGTGGATGACATTGGAGGCTGGTCGATTGTAAAACCTGCATTGCTGCAAGGCAACACTAAAGGAGGTATTATGTCGTATTCCTTTTCATGGTGGATTGTGATTGTCAAACGGTCCTTGGTCCTAAGACCTGTGTGGTTGTGCTGAGGAGTTATGCTCCTTCCTGATAGAAGATGATTAGGGCTGAATGCTTTGATTGTATTGATAGGGGCTGGTGTACACATTATATAGGCATGGTCCAGGGGATATGTAAACCTGAGAGAATCCCAATCAGAGGAGCCTTGTCTAATACATAGGGTCCCAATCAGAGGATCCTTGTCTAATACAGCAGTAGCATCTAATCAGAGGAACCTTCCCTAATACATCAATATCATCTATGCAGCTTGGCTCTTAGGACTGGCACATGCCTTAGCCACTATTCTGACACTTCCAAGTACCTGATTCAGGTAGTTTACCAGTGACAACTTTCTTACGGACAACCAAGGATTACTCCCTCTGGTTCCTTTTAGATGTTGTTTTGGACAGCATTTCGCATACCAAGGTGTGATTAATCATGATGCTAATTTCCGGTTGTACCCTTATTAAATATGGTTCATTGTCCCTTTGAACAAGCTGCCTTTTCTATCTCAACCGGTTACTAAAGCTCATCTCAAGTTTCTTGATGCAACCTGGGTTCGATTTTTCGTGTCTGCATGTCGAACCTTTTTCGCCTGCTCGTTTTTTTATTTTGCTGCGCGCGCTCATATATTTTTTGTTGGGCACGTGTTGTCTAGCCGAATCGCTGCATCGCTGCATGAGCTCTGCAGGGGAGGGCAAAAACGTCCAAATCTGCAATTAAATACCCAGACGATTTCCTTTCAGGTAAAGTGAGAAAAACGGCAGAGCGACTCCTAAAAAGAACCGGAGGGAGTACTGAATAAGCATTGCCAACCTAGTTTTCATTCACCATTGAGAATGTCCTTCTGTATTTTCAATAACGTGACATCAAATGCTCCTAGTGAAGGTGCAGTGGTTTAGAAGCGAACTGTAGGATCAAACTATGGTTTATTAGGCTGAGGAGTAGGGACAATGATGTGCCTGGCCTggttttttttttcttctaaaCTGCTTGCTGTAGCCTTGTATTTTGTAGAGTAAGATATCTGTTGTTCTCATGTACTGCAGTGGAGATATCAGTTGCAGCACATGACACCACCGGTGGGATGGAGACCAAAATACTGGAGGCTGCAGTGATAGCTAGGCTTGGAATAGACGTGTATATTACCAAGGTCCGAATGCTTGCTTCCATTTTGAAACAGGGAAATGACCAAATTTTAGCTCTTTTTTTTTTTCTGAATGGACATGACTCAAGCACTATTCAATGTTTTATGTGATGCAGGCTGGAACAGAACACTCGCTGAGGGCCTTGAAGGGAGATGTGAGCACCGACTCGGAAGATTGGCTTGGAACTATTATACGCTCTTCCAAATAGATTTCTTGTTGCAAAAACATTCGGACTGGTTTACTGGCGATTTTCCCGATGTTATATGAGCAGTGATGAGCCTTGGGCTTTCGATGATGATCCAGCACGGGTCTATTCCCTACTGTGGTCGTAGTTTGGTTTACAAGCGTCAGCCTGATGTTACAAATGCCGTTCAGTAAATTTGTTTTGTTTTCTGAAAAGATAAGATGCATTGGTCGCAAGAGAGGAAAAAATTGATTTTTGGGACTTGTCATTCCTAATATTGACTTCACAGAAAGAAACATGACTCAAAATATGTCACACATATTCCCAATGTCATTTAAGATATTTTTGCCCATATTTCCAATGCCATTTTAGATATTTTTGGCCTTCGGGGCGTAGACACACAAGGGCACAGAAAGGCAAAAATATCCAAATGGCATTGAAACCAGTGTGACATATTTTGAGTTCTATTCTTGCAATGTCAATGTTAATGAATGGTAAAAGTACGAAACACATTGTTTAGAGTCCAAAAATCCAATTTTCTTGGTCGTAAGATGCGTGACCTCATTTGATACGTTTTAATTGTTTCGTTTTCTCAATGCGACCAGCAACATCTCGAGGGGATAGCATAACCTAATATTTTGTGGGATGCTTCTTGGGCTCATCCAAAACTGGTGAAGCCGTGTGAAGGAGTGGTCCTGGGCCCCTGGCTTCCCCGGGAGTTCGAGACCTATGGTTGTATCTGGGCCGTGTGAAGGACTGGCTCAGGTGGAGGCGAGCAGGCTCCCTTCTTCCCTATCCACACCCACACCTACAGCAGCAGAACTGCAGAAGCGGTCCCTCTCCACAGAACTGCAGAAGCAGCGCGGCGCGGCCGTTAACTCGGCTCCCTCACCTTGCTGCCCCCTCCGCAGGCGCAGGCGCTCGCTTCCGGTAAAAAGTGAGCTAGTTCCTCTCCGCACCACTATGATTGAAGATTCACCCCAAGTTCGGTTCCACACAAAATTTAGCTCTGCTCACCGCGGTGGGCCGCCGCTGCAGCGCTGCCCTGCCACTGCCATGCGCGTCGCCGCTCGGGCCGGTCTCAATGCCGGACGCTTCTTGCGCTCAGCCGCGGCCAGGTCTGGTCCGGTCATCCCCATCCCTTACGCCTTGCGCGCCGGCGTATAGGCGTGGGTGCGTTCCGTGCGCGAGCGCGGATTGACCCATGCGATTGCCTGTAACTGTGAACAGACAACAGGTTGTCCTCAATCTAGAGAAAGAAGCTAGAAATTGCTGTCCCTTGCTTCGTTCTTGTAACAAATTGTAGGGTGTCGTGAAATACTACCGAGTGAACCACTCCGTCTTGTCTCCTGAAGCCAAAGTCCCAAGCACTGATTAGTTGACAGAGTAACCTTACTAGTTTCAGAGCACTAAGCAATTTGCTGAAAGTTTTGCATGCACCAGGCAAAATTTGCTGTGCTAATAGCAGATCGTGCTTTGCCAGAATTGGAGGTGCCATTTGCCAGGGGCGTACTCCATTGATTCGGGCTGAGTTGTGCAAATTGTGATAGAACTTTCCCGAGATTCAAGCCCATACAATGCAGGGCATCTCTATATGCGGTTCAGTTGCCTCACCCCATGGAGCAAACTGCAGAAGGGCTTGTGTTGCAAGGAACGATGTGAGGCTGCCTTGTGAAGTTAATGCAGTAAGCCAGGGATTGCACTCTCTGCATTGGTGGTGTGCACACAAACCGCAAATGAAGAACAATGGAAGAAGAATGAATGCCGCAGTGAAAACTAATGCCAGATGGTTGTTTGGAGGAGATGGGCGTAGCAATGATGCAAGGCTGGAGCGCAGTGAGTCTGCTAATGAAGATATTTTGATCTTCTACTTCCAGATGGATCTACAGACCCGGATACAGGTGAGTAGTTGCTTGTTTATTCTTGGGTACTCCACTTTCTTTAAGACAAACGAGGGATGTCTTCTCCCTATGGTCAGATTTTatatgtttatttatcgttacatTATATAATCTATCACAAACAGAAGCTACTGCTCCAACTGCTAATGTTTTTCATATACCTATTGTTTCACTTATCTATTGTCTAGTCTGTGGCCTATTTACTGAATACTGGACATGCCATCACTACACTGTTGTGTGTAatatttgtttttttttctgcctcactcttCGTTTTTTTACCAGTATGCATTGAATATAGAACAATTTGATGTGGCAAAGCAATTGAGGGAAAAACTAACCGAGGTAACATAGCACCTTCACTTACAAGTTCATGGGAAGCGAATACATAGGATAGATGAGAGCTTGCTAAAGAAGATACCCTTTTGTAGATTGAAACAGAAATTATTAGGCAGCGTGAAGCTAGAAGGGGTTCACCAAAGACTGAAGCCCAAGACAAAGCTCTAAATCTTATACGTGTGCGGTATGTTACCATTTCAAGTGTTCCATGGTAATAATAAGATTGGGTGCACTTGTACAAGTTCTCACATACACATCTTTCACATGAAGAATTCATATGTTCCGGTGCTCCCCTTTGTTATTTGACCTATACCGTAGCAAATCTGATGAGGGAAAACCAGTTGTTGGGCAACTAAAATTGATCCATTTGGAAGCTACCTTAAATTCCCCCCTTTTACTACAGTGCAGACTTGCAGAAGGCTATTGACAGTGAAAACTATGCTTTGGCAGCTGGTCTCCGTGATGACATTGCCAAACTTGAGGTATAACAAAACTGAGGGGGCCTAGTCTTATGACTGTTTTGTTGAGTAAGTTACATATGAACTTCTAATGCCTTGTAGG of Zea mays cultivar B73 chromosome 8, Zm-B73-REFERENCE-NAM-5.0, whole genome shotgun sequence contains these proteins:
- the LOC100280211 gene encoding Clp protease adapter protein ClpF, chloroplastic; its protein translation is MQGISICGSVASPHGANCRRACVARNDVRLPCEVNAVSQGLHSLHWWCAHKPQMKNNGRRMNAAVKTNARWLFGGDGRSNDARLERSESANEDILIFYFQMDLQTRIQYALNIEQFDVAKQLREKLTEIETEIIRQREARRGSPKTEAQDKALNLIRVRADLQKAIDSENYALAAGLRDDIAKLEVESLAVSAKALAYQNVKYAFRLGQKVRHNIHGYRGVICGMDPVCCESKSWMETANVEKLSKGPNQPFYQVLVDVYVDPELLVAYVAEENLSAAEESEKGRFDHPYIEFLFYGEDTAGDFIPIKQLREKYDQPRYEASGDESDNDGNTNS
- the LOC100191244 gene encoding Isopentenyl phosphate kinase; the encoded protein is MAEEMAQAQPRLTAPRSVRCIVKLGGAAITNKGELESINEENLRSACAQLRHAMSESDGDGAMEKVLGMDWSRKPGDPVDPAVDAEWIAGIARLGLDTNFVVVHGAGSFGHFQASRSGVHKGGLHSTLVKAGFVATRISVTSLNQEIVRALAREGIPSVGMSPFACGWSTQQRKLASANASQIFQSLHAGFVPVLHGDAVLDELLDCTILSGDVIIRHLAQLLSPKYVVFLTDVHGVYDRPPTDSNAVLLREIEVDDIGGWSIVKPALLQGNTKGVEISVAAHDTTGGMETKILEAAVIARLGIDVYITKAGTEHSLRALKGDVSTDSEDWLGTIIRSSK